One genomic region from Quercus robur chromosome 4, dhQueRobu3.1, whole genome shotgun sequence encodes:
- the LOC126723373 gene encoding WD-40 repeat-containing protein MSI1 — protein MGKDEEEMRGEIEERLINEEYKIWKKNTPFLYDLVITHALEWPSLTVEWLPDREEPPGKDYSVQKMILGTHTSENEPNYLMLAQLQLPLDDAENDARHYDDDRSDFGGFGCANGKVQIIQQINHDGEVNRARYMPQNPFIIATKTVSAEVYVFDYSKHPSKPPLDGACSPDLRLRGHNTEGYGLSWSKFKQGHLLSGSDDAQICLWDINANPKNKTLDATQIFKVHEGVVEDVAWHLRHEYLFGSVGDDQHLLIWDLRTPSVSKPVQSVIAHQSEVNCLAFNPFNEWVVATGSTDKTVKLFDLRKITTALHTFDCHKEEVFQVGWNPKNETILASCCLGRRLMVWDLSRIDEEQTPEDAEDGPPELLFIHGGHTSKISDFSWNPCEDWVVASVAEDNILQIWQMAENIYHDEDDLPEESTKAA, from the exons atggggAAAGACGAAGAGGAGATGAGGGGAGAGATAGAGGAGAGGCTGATAAACGAGGAGTACAAGATCTGGAAAAAGAACACGCCTTTTCTCTACGATCTGGTCATCACGCACGCCTTGGAGTGGCCTTCCCTTACCGTCGAGTGGTTGCCTGACCGCGAGGAACCGCCCGGGAAGGACTATTCCGTCCAGAAGATGATTCTCGGCACTCATACTTCCGAGAATGAGCCCAATTACCTCATGCTTGCTCAGCTCCAGCTCCCGTTAGACGACGCCGAGAACGACGCCCGCCATTACGACGATGACCGCTCTGATTTCGGCGGTTTTGGCTGCGCTAATGGGAAG GTGCAAATAATTCAGCAAATAAATCATGATGGGGAGGTTAATCGTGCACGATATATGCCTCAAAACCCATTTATTATTGCTACTAAGACAGTTAGTGCAGaagtttatgtttttgattATAGCAAACACCCATCTAAGCCTCCGCTAGATGGTGCATGCAGTCCCGACTTAAGATTGAGAGGCCATAACACTGAAGGATATGGTTTGTCGTGGAGTAAGTTCAAGCAGGGTCATTTACTGAGTGGCTCTGATGATGCTCAGATATGCTTGTGGGATATTAATGCAAATCCTAAGAACAAGACCCTTGATGCCACACAAATTTTTAAG GTTCATGAAGGTGTTGTAGAAGATGTAGCATGGCATCTGAGGCATGAATACTTATTTGGCTCTGTTGGCGATGATCAGCACCTGCTTATATGGGATCTTCGGACTCCATCAGTGAGCAAGCCTGTCCAATCTGTTATTGCTCATCAAAGTGAG GTAAACTGCCTAGCTTTCAATCCCTTTAATGAATGGGTTGTTGCAACGGGGTCTACTGATAAAACTGTTAAGTTGTTTGATCTTCGCAAGATTACCACTGCACTTCACACCTTTGACTGTCACAA GGAGGAGGTTTTCCAAGTTGGCTGGAATCCAAAGAATGAGACCATATTAGCATCTTGTTGTCTTGGTAGGAGACTTATGGTGTGGGATCTTAGCAG GATTGATGAAGAGCAAACACCAGAGGATGCTGAAGATGGACCGCCAGAGTTGCTTTTTATTCATGGCGGTCACACGAGTAAAATATCTGATTTTTCGTGGAACCCATGTGAAGATTGGGTTGTTGCTAGTGTAGCTGAAGACAACATACTTCAAATCTGGCAAATGGCAGAGAACATCTATcatgatgaagatgatttaCCAGAAGAATCCACAAAGGCTGCTTAG